A genomic region of Mobula hypostoma chromosome 16, sMobHyp1.1, whole genome shotgun sequence contains the following coding sequences:
- the LOC134357517 gene encoding cytochrome c oxidase subunit 7C, mitochondrial: protein MAGARMWTQAVRRFSTSLVRGSHYPEGPGKNLPFSVENKWRLLAMMSVFFGSGFAAPFLLVWHQFNKK from the exons ATGGCGGGAGCGCGGATGTGGACTCAGGCCGTTCGCCGCTTCAGCACCTCTCTCGTCCGCGGCTCGCATTACCCTGAGGGCCCGGGGAAG AATCTGCCTTTCTCAGTGGAAAATAAGTGGAGGCTGTTGGCAATGATGTCGGTGTTTTTTGGCTCTGGCTTTGCAGCTCCATTTTTGCTAGTGTGGCACCAGTTCAACAAGAAGTGA